The Elusimicrobiota bacterium genome contains a region encoding:
- a CDS encoding PorV/PorQ family protein, which produces MRRVALWAVVLALGASRVWGASDPRTAGNSLLETADARVTGLSGAATALTGDVGVSAVNPAAVPTLVGAEISTQFESAPGDVRTGLASFGRGNGRAGWALTAVYFDAGKIDIVPVSGSPYTRRAQQDLVGALTGGFTLGESLRLGVAAKVLSSTLVGDYHAAAFAGDGGFQWDLSKHLALGAAVTNAGSELTYRDQGDPLPTEYRAGAALKFEMGSGDESDNTDAPWYTKVRSDKNYLTITGDAITDRFGGVTGAVGLEWDYAHRAILRGGARVGQAGDSFSAGLGFWMKGGRLDYSFQAVGDLPDRHRVTVSWFWKKKSEQ; this is translated from the coding sequence ATGCGGCGCGTCGCGCTTTGGGCCGTCGTTCTGGCGCTCGGCGCCTCCCGGGTTTGGGGGGCTTCCGATCCCCGAACGGCCGGGAATTCGCTTTTGGAAACCGCCGACGCCCGGGTGACGGGTCTTTCCGGAGCCGCGACGGCTCTCACGGGGGACGTGGGGGTCTCGGCCGTCAATCCCGCCGCCGTGCCCACCCTGGTGGGCGCCGAAATCTCAACCCAATTCGAGTCCGCGCCGGGCGACGTTCGAACGGGCTTGGCCAGTTTCGGCCGTGGGAACGGGCGCGCGGGCTGGGCGCTCACGGCGGTTTATTTCGATGCCGGAAAAATCGATATTGTGCCGGTGAGCGGGTCGCCGTACACCCGCCGGGCCCAGCAGGACCTGGTGGGCGCCCTCACGGGCGGGTTTACCCTCGGGGAAAGCCTCCGACTGGGGGTGGCCGCCAAAGTCCTTTCCTCGACCTTGGTGGGCGACTATCACGCCGCGGCCTTCGCCGGGGACGGCGGGTTTCAGTGGGACCTGTCGAAACATCTCGCCCTGGGAGCGGCCGTGACGAACGCGGGGTCCGAATTGACCTACCGGGACCAGGGCGATCCCCTGCCCACGGAGTACCGGGCCGGGGCGGCCTTGAAGTTCGAGATGGGAAGCGGCGACGAGTCCGATAATACGGACGCGCCGTGGTACACGAAGGTCCGGTCGGATAAAAACTATTTGACGATCACCGGCGACGCGATCACCGACCGTTTCGGCGGTGTGACGGGGGCGGTCGGCCTGGAATGGGATTACGCCCACCGGGCGATTCTGCGGGGCGGCGCGCGGGTGGGGCAAGCGGGCGACAGCTTTTCGGCCGGACTCGGTTTTTGGATGAAGGGGGGACGGCTGGATTACTCCTTCCAGGCGGTGGGGGATTTGCCGGACCGCCACCGCGTGACCGTGTCGTGGTTTTGGAAAAAGAAATCGGAACAATAA
- a CDS encoding adenylosuccinate synthase: MSTLIVVGAQWGDEGKGKIVHLLGKKADLIVRYQGGNNAGHTVVFDGKHFVLHQIPSGILQPGKTCLIANGVVMDPWALREEADFLVSRKIRVSGRLFISAWAHLILPYHRHLDALRESGSGKIGTTKRGIGPAYSDKVGRVGIRLADFMDRQAFHDLVEQNLQAKAPLLTSLVSLDKLREETYRDEDALRAFFKPLVADTPGLLQKALQKKKNILFEGAQGTLLDVDFGTYPFVTSSNPIAGAACVGSGVGPAFIDEVLGVVKAYTTRVGDGPFPTELNDDFGKSLRERGQEFGATTGRPRRCGWFDAVVVRHAVRINGLTRLSLTKLDVLEGVDPIRVCVAYKVDGKLVKDFPASRREQQIAQPVYKNLPGFQGPVKGITRYDKLPKTAQRYVRFLEKEVGVPMTLISMGRSREETIVMDKKFRWVP; the protein is encoded by the coding sequence ATGTCCACGCTCATCGTTGTCGGCGCCCAATGGGGCGACGAAGGCAAAGGAAAAATCGTCCACCTGCTCGGCAAAAAAGCCGATCTCATCGTGCGTTACCAGGGCGGCAACAACGCCGGCCACACGGTCGTTTTTGACGGAAAGCATTTCGTCCTCCACCAAATCCCGTCGGGCATTCTCCAGCCCGGCAAAACCTGCCTGATCGCCAACGGCGTCGTCATGGACCCCTGGGCCCTCCGGGAAGAGGCGGATTTCCTGGTGTCGCGGAAAATCCGCGTGTCGGGGCGCCTTTTCATCAGCGCCTGGGCCCACTTGATTTTGCCCTACCACCGCCACCTGGACGCCCTGCGGGAATCCGGCAGCGGCAAGATCGGCACGACCAAGCGCGGCATCGGCCCCGCCTATTCCGACAAAGTCGGCCGCGTGGGCATCCGCCTGGCGGACTTCATGGACCGTCAGGCGTTTCACGATTTGGTGGAGCAGAACCTTCAGGCCAAGGCCCCGTTGTTGACGAGCCTCGTTTCCCTGGACAAGTTGCGGGAGGAAACCTACAGGGACGAAGACGCCCTCCGCGCCTTCTTCAAGCCGCTGGTGGCCGACACCCCGGGGCTCTTGCAAAAAGCTCTCCAGAAAAAGAAAAACATTCTTTTCGAGGGCGCTCAGGGAACCTTGTTGGACGTGGATTTCGGGACCTATCCGTTCGTGACCTCCTCCAACCCCATCGCGGGGGCGGCCTGCGTGGGGTCCGGCGTGGGGCCGGCCTTCATCGACGAAGTGTTGGGCGTGGTCAAGGCCTACACCACCCGGGTGGGCGACGGGCCGTTCCCCACGGAATTGAACGACGACTTCGGCAAGTCCCTGCGGGAGCGCGGTCAGGAATTCGGCGCCACCACGGGGCGTCCCCGCCGCTGCGGGTGGTTCGACGCGGTCGTGGTTCGCCACGCCGTGCGGATCAACGGGCTGACGCGCCTGTCGTTGACGAAACTGGACGTCTTGGAAGGGGTGGACCCCATCCGGGTTTGCGTCGCCTACAAAGTCGACGGAAAACTCGTGAAGGATTTTCCCGCGTCCCGTCGGGAACAGCAAATCGCCCAGCCGGTTTACAAAAACCTGCCGGGATTCCAAGGGCCCGTCAAGGGGATCACCCGCTACGACAAATTGCCCAAGACGGCCCAACGTTACGTCCGGTTTCTCGAAAAAGAAGTCGGGGTTCCCATGACGCTCATCTCCATGGGCCGCAGCCGGGAGGAGACCATCGTGATGGACAAGAAATTCCGGTGGGTGCCGTGA
- a CDS encoding FAD-dependent thymidylate synthase, with protein sequence MNAESAVADAADQRLYPSPEPLVRLANAFHDPLNNAVATARTCYSPRVITAEEVGRDEKSRAQRDAIADSTYKAGHHTTLQHATFQFVLERVSRQFIWSFLHSHPFYNSEQVSQRYVTVGPDTLVTPPLAGRALDLYRETAARQMDAYLRLTDLLRPAVEREYKKIFPLRNPAEKPWAKFVQRKAQEVARYVLPVATHAHLYHTVSGLTLHRYHRICQSFDTPLEQRVVVGKMIDAVRAVDPAFVDRMEDPIPLDQTPEYRCFQEFHGSASPARAFLKEFDLRLGGLSSKMVDHKANGEAVLAQAVRSVLGVPRAALSDDDAIDRVLNPARNPYLSEALNLGGHAKLLRTMVHMHFTFAKKISHTADSQDQRHRMTPASRPVLSGHFVPDTPDFITPELIRHSPEAQAFYEGNLTALWGKIGELLNLGVSREDALYLLPNAVSVRFEESGDLLNFHHKWTKRLCYTAQEEIWRTSKEEVDQLARVAPRVARHLGAPCALRAAAGVRPFCPEGDRFCGVLVWKKPVAAYERIL encoded by the coding sequence GTGAACGCCGAGTCTGCCGTGGCCGACGCCGCCGACCAAAGGCTTTACCCCTCCCCCGAACCCCTGGTTCGGCTGGCCAACGCGTTCCACGACCCTTTAAACAACGCCGTGGCCACCGCGCGGACCTGCTATTCCCCCCGGGTGATCACCGCCGAGGAAGTGGGCCGGGACGAAAAATCCCGGGCCCAGCGGGACGCCATCGCCGACAGCACCTACAAAGCCGGGCACCACACCACCCTGCAGCACGCCACCTTTCAATTCGTCCTGGAGCGGGTGTCCCGCCAATTCATTTGGTCGTTCCTGCACAGCCATCCCTTTTACAATTCCGAGCAGGTGAGCCAGCGTTACGTCACCGTGGGGCCCGACACGTTGGTGACGCCGCCCTTGGCCGGCCGGGCCCTGGACCTCTACCGAGAGACGGCCGCCCGGCAGATGGACGCCTACCTTCGATTGACCGACCTGCTCCGTCCCGCGGTCGAGCGGGAATACAAAAAGATCTTTCCCCTGCGCAACCCGGCCGAAAAACCCTGGGCCAAGTTCGTCCAACGCAAAGCCCAGGAGGTGGCCCGCTACGTGTTGCCGGTGGCCACCCACGCGCACCTCTACCACACCGTGAGCGGGTTGACCCTCCATCGCTACCACCGAATTTGCCAAAGCTTCGACACCCCGCTGGAGCAACGGGTCGTCGTGGGCAAAATGATCGACGCCGTGCGGGCGGTGGACCCCGCCTTTGTCGACCGCATGGAAGACCCGATCCCCCTGGACCAAACGCCCGAATACCGGTGCTTCCAGGAATTCCACGGGTCGGCGTCCCCCGCCCGGGCGTTCCTGAAAGAATTCGATCTTCGTTTGGGCGGTTTGAGCTCCAAAATGGTGGACCACAAAGCCAACGGCGAAGCCGTCTTGGCCCAGGCGGTGCGGTCGGTCCTGGGCGTGCCCCGGGCGGCCTTGTCCGACGACGACGCCATCGACCGCGTGTTGAACCCGGCCCGGAACCCCTATTTGTCCGAAGCCCTCAACCTGGGCGGTCACGCGAAACTGCTCCGCACCATGGTCCACATGCATTTCACCTTCGCCAAGAAGATTTCCCACACGGCGGACAGCCAGGACCAGCGCCACCGGATGACCCCGGCCTCCCGCCCCGTGCTTTCGGGCCACTTCGTGCCCGACACGCCCGATTTCATCACGCCGGAATTGATCCGCCATTCCCCGGAGGCCCAGGCCTTTTACGAGGGGAATCTCACGGCCCTCTGGGGCAAGATCGGGGAATTGCTGAACCTGGGCGTGTCCCGGGAAGACGCCCTCTATCTTCTGCCCAACGCCGTCAGCGTCCGGTTCGAGGAATCCGGCGATTTGTTGAATTTCCACCACAAATGGACCAAACGGTTGTGCTACACCGCCCAGGAAGAAATCTGGCGGACGTCCAAGGAAGAAGTGGATCAGCTGGCCCGGGTGGCCCCGCGCGTCGCGCGGCACCTGGGCGCCCCCTGCGCGCTCCGCGCGGCGGCGGGCGTCCGTCCCTTCTGCCCCGAGGGCGATCGGTTTTGCGGGGTGCTCGTTTGGAAAAAACCCGTCGCGGCTTACGAAAGGATTCTGTAA
- the carA gene encoding glutamine-hydrolyzing carbamoyl-phosphate synthase small subunit: MKAVLALETGRVFEGRAFGASGDTEGEVVFCTALTGYQEILTDPSYQRQIVVMTYPHIGNYGTSDALNESKKPHVAGFVAREFSPLASHWGSTANLESFMKTHGVIGIDGLDTRALVRHLRDVGACRGIISTSTEKPKALVERAKKSAAMVGADLVREVSCAKPYPWTPGKPGNGAARRVALMDFGVKYNIMNSLAALGCDVTVFPATTSLPDLLAFKPDGVMLSNGPGDPAAVTYAIDTLKGLIRHNEGAAAPIPVFGICLGHQLLGLALGGKTYKLKFGHRGANHPVKDLTTGKVEVTTQNHGFVVDIDSLAKGDVELTHINLNDNTLEGLRHKRLPIFSVQYHPEAAPGPHDAHYLFDRFLGLMKESARP, encoded by the coding sequence GTGAAGGCCGTACTCGCTCTCGAAACGGGGCGCGTCTTCGAGGGCCGCGCCTTCGGCGCCTCCGGGGACACCGAGGGGGAAGTGGTCTTTTGCACCGCCTTGACCGGGTATCAGGAGATATTGACCGACCCCTCCTATCAACGGCAGATCGTCGTGATGACGTACCCCCACATCGGCAATTACGGGACCTCCGACGCCCTGAACGAATCGAAAAAGCCCCACGTGGCCGGTTTCGTCGCCCGGGAGTTCAGTCCCCTGGCCAGCCACTGGGGCTCCACCGCCAATTTGGAAAGCTTCATGAAAACCCACGGGGTGATCGGCATCGACGGCCTGGACACCCGGGCCCTGGTGCGCCACCTTCGGGACGTCGGCGCCTGCCGGGGAATTATTTCAACGTCGACGGAAAAGCCCAAAGCCCTCGTGGAACGGGCCAAAAAATCCGCCGCCATGGTCGGGGCCGATTTGGTGCGGGAAGTTTCCTGCGCCAAGCCCTACCCCTGGACCCCCGGAAAACCCGGGAACGGGGCGGCCCGCCGCGTGGCCCTGATGGATTTCGGCGTCAAATACAACATCATGAACTCCCTGGCCGCTCTGGGGTGCGACGTGACGGTGTTCCCCGCCACGACCTCCTTGCCGGATCTGCTCGCTTTTAAGCCCGACGGGGTGATGCTCTCCAACGGCCCCGGGGACCCGGCCGCCGTGACCTACGCCATCGATACGCTCAAGGGGTTGATCCGCCACAACGAAGGGGCCGCCGCGCCGATTCCGGTGTTCGGGATTTGCCTGGGCCACCAGTTGCTCGGGTTGGCCCTGGGCGGAAAAACCTACAAGCTGAAGTTCGGCCACCGGGGCGCCAATCACCCCGTGAAGGATTTGACCACGGGAAAAGTGGAGGTCACCACCCAAAACCACGGGTTCGTGGTGGACATCGACTCCCTGGCCAAGGGCGACGTGGAACTCACCCACATCAACTTGAACGACAACACGCTGGAGGGCCTCCGTCACAAGCGCCTCCCGATTTTCTCGGTTCAGTACCATCCGGAGGCGGCGCCGGGGCCCCACGACGCCCACTACCTCTTTGACCGGTTCTTGGGCCTGATGAAGGAGTCCGCGCGGCCATGA